In Bacillus cytotoxicus NVH 391-98, the following are encoded in one genomic region:
- a CDS encoding nitroreductase family protein, with the protein MNYEIFKEIVHGRRSIRKFTEQEVSVQDIEEIIDCARYAPSDTNSQTWEFIVIMNRDKIKDIENMTWEALHKLADQAAKNGQEKAGKLLTRSFGPYATAFSDAPVLIICLATPYESKFREKIFDPISFVPEAVWAEEGMKSSCLAAQNLMLAAHARGLGTCPMTGPVLLAQNELREYLQIEREKQMNMVIALGYPKDHPRKLARKEVKEITKFIF; encoded by the coding sequence ATGAATTATGAAATATTTAAAGAAATAGTTCATGGCCGACGAAGTATACGGAAGTTTACAGAACAAGAAGTATCTGTTCAGGACATAGAGGAAATTATTGATTGTGCTCGCTATGCACCAAGTGATACAAACTCTCAAACATGGGAATTTATTGTGATTATGAATCGAGATAAAATTAAAGATATTGAGAATATGACATGGGAAGCATTACATAAATTGGCTGATCAAGCTGCAAAGAACGGTCAAGAGAAAGCAGGAAAACTGCTCACGCGTTCCTTTGGACCATATGCAACGGCATTTTCTGATGCACCGGTGCTAATTATATGTTTAGCAACACCGTATGAATCTAAATTTCGCGAAAAAATATTTGATCCTATTTCGTTTGTTCCAGAGGCAGTATGGGCAGAAGAAGGAATGAAAAGCAGCTGCTTAGCAGCACAAAACTTAATGTTAGCAGCACATGCAAGAGGGCTAGGCACATGTCCGATGACAGGGCCGGTGCTGTTGGCGCAAAATGAATTACGAGAGTATTTACAAATAGAGCGAGAAAAACAAATGAATATGGTGATTGCATTAGGATATCCAAAAGATCATCCAAGGAAGCTCGCACGAAAAGAAGTAAAAGAGATTACAAAATTCATTTTTTAA
- a CDS encoding MurR/RpiR family transcriptional regulator → MPGTKVGIGKIQASLNGLSPKLRSIAEHIIQYPQDVVHKSITELADITNSSEATIFRLCKHLGFQGFQDLKITLAREIVHTPMQNIHEEVSAEDDMVTVAKKVFHSHITGLQDTLHLLNEEALEEAIHILQLAKRIEFYGNGGSGIIAMDAYHKFMRTGISCIAHTDSHFQIMGAGLLTTEAVVIAISHSGSNKALLEALEVAKTKGARIIAITSYQKSALSQLADITLYTSTRETEFRTEASSSRLAQLSLLDTLYVGLSMQRQEETLQNLQSIRETISMKRI, encoded by the coding sequence ATGCCTGGTACAAAAGTTGGTATAGGGAAAATTCAGGCTTCATTAAATGGCTTATCGCCAAAGCTTCGAAGTATAGCTGAACATATAATACAATATCCGCAAGATGTTGTACATAAATCAATTACGGAATTAGCGGATATTACAAATAGTTCAGAAGCAACGATTTTTCGCTTATGTAAGCACCTTGGATTTCAAGGGTTTCAAGATTTGAAAATTACATTAGCACGTGAAATTGTACATACACCTATGCAAAATATTCACGAAGAAGTGTCTGCAGAAGATGATATGGTAACTGTTGCAAAAAAAGTCTTTCATTCGCATATTACAGGGTTACAAGATACTTTACATCTATTAAATGAGGAAGCGTTAGAAGAAGCAATACATATATTGCAGCTAGCAAAACGTATTGAATTTTATGGAAATGGTGGTTCAGGCATTATCGCAATGGATGCTTATCATAAATTTATGAGAACGGGTATCTCTTGCATTGCTCATACTGATTCGCACTTTCAAATTATGGGAGCTGGGTTGCTTACGACAGAAGCAGTTGTCATCGCAATTTCTCATTCTGGAAGCAACAAAGCATTGCTGGAAGCACTAGAAGTAGCGAAAACAAAAGGAGCACGCATCATTGCGATTACTAGCTATCAGAAATCTGCATTGAGTCAATTGGCGGATATCACGTTATATACGTCAACACGCGAAACGGAATTTCGGACGGAAGCAAGTTCATCACGATTAGCACAACTTAGTTTATTAGATACATTGTATGTAGGATTGTCAATGCAGCGTCAAGAAGAAACATTACAAAATTTGCAAAGTATACGCGAAACAATTTCAATGAAGCGAATATAA
- a CDS encoding Hsp20/alpha crystallin family protein: MRDLFPELTNRRNGVAEFGPSLFEMMTDAFFKPMNMNTFKVDVQEDSDKYVVEADLPGFQKENIQVDFENDMLTIQATQNHEVEEKNEHGTYIRKERSTGSFIRRFTFNGVENENVKAKFKDGVLTIELPKSNQVKQNRNIIDIE, translated from the coding sequence ATGCGTGATTTATTTCCGGAATTAACAAATCGTAGAAATGGTGTTGCAGAATTTGGGCCTTCTTTATTTGAGATGATGACAGATGCTTTCTTTAAACCAATGAACATGAATACTTTTAAAGTAGATGTTCAAGAGGATTCTGATAAATATGTAGTGGAAGCAGATTTACCAGGATTTCAAAAAGAAAACATTCAAGTTGACTTTGAAAACGATATGTTAACAATTCAAGCGACTCAAAATCATGAAGTAGAAGAAAAAAATGAACATGGCACATATATTCGTAAAGAGCGCTCTACAGGTTCATTTATTCGTCGTTTTACATTTAACGGCGTAGAAAATGAAAATGTAAAAGCAAAATTTAAAGATGGTGTGTTAACAATCGAGTTACCAAAATCTAATCAAGTGAAACAAAATAGAAATATTATTGATATAGAATAA
- a CDS encoding cysteine hydrolase family protein, protein MGKEALLIVDMSNDFVADNGSLTAGKPAQQIVPYITELATRFLEEENIVVVTMDAHQPDDPHFQLWTPHNIVNTEGQQLYGELYEWYQENKGNENVIYVPKTNYNAFFKTDLAATLKNLEVEKVHTVGVCTDICDFLTIAGADAEGFQTAIHKRGVATFTDLGEAMINHMKLCFHTEIIE, encoded by the coding sequence ATGGGGAAAGAGGCTTTATTAATTGTAGATATGAGTAATGATTTTGTAGCGGATAATGGATCTTTAACTGCTGGTAAACCAGCGCAACAAATTGTACCGTATATTACAGAATTAGCAACTCGCTTTTTAGAAGAAGAGAATATTGTTGTTGTTACAATGGATGCGCACCAGCCTGATGATCCTCATTTTCAATTATGGACGCCCCATAATATTGTGAATACAGAAGGGCAACAATTATATGGTGAATTATATGAATGGTATCAAGAAAATAAAGGAAACGAAAATGTAATTTATGTCCCAAAAACAAATTATAATGCATTCTTTAAAACAGATTTGGCCGCTACTTTGAAAAACTTGGAAGTGGAAAAAGTGCATACTGTTGGAGTATGTACGGACATTTGTGACTTTTTGACAATAGCTGGAGCAGATGCAGAAGGATTTCAAACAGCAATACATAAGCGAGGCGTCGCAACATTTACTGACCTTGGTGAAGCCATGATCAATCACATGAAACTTTGTTTTCATACTGAAATCATTGAATAG